One genomic window of Proteiniborus ethanoligenes includes the following:
- the polA gene encoding DNA polymerase I — translation MTKGRFMIIDGNSLLHRAFHALPPLMTKDGVYTNGVYGFLTMFYKVTDEYKPDYISVVFDKKTLTFRHKEYEDYKAGRAKTPNELSMQFPILKEIIDNMNIHRVEAEGFEADDLAGTLARIGEENELEVVLVTGDKDYLQLAGDTTKVLLTRKGISTMEIYDKEAIIERYELTPQQFIDLKGLMGDQSDNIPGVPGVGEKTGIKLLKEYKSIEGIYNNLDEIKGKLKERLAENRNQALMSRRLSEIITTVPLEVNLDKLLWSEPNKEELYNIYKKLEFNSLLGKLDLESTTHKKEATTEKLTVENIILKEKAQLENIIKIIQDSKTMILKFLVDGDYPLKDAILGVGVKPSIGTNYYIDFIDGNITIEDFIDLFKKILENEEINKLGHDIKQEILILLRYGVDLRGIVFDSMIGQYLLNPSQNDYRLENLSKHYLNIDIDSKEALLGTGKNKKTFGQLLVTERISYISNQLEIICKIKEPIENAISEQNMERLFYDVEIALISVLGNMEFSGFTVDGEKLKELGKEFDIKIESLTKSIYEFAGGEFNINSPKQLGEILFEKLELPVIKKTKTGYSTDAEVLEKLEEMHPIAEKILEYRQIVKLKSTYVDGLISVIDKKTGKVHSSFNQTITTTGRISSTEPNLQNIPIRTEEGRKIRKVFVPSNDDYVLVDADYSQIELRVLASISDDPKLKEAFFTGEDVHSKTASQVFGVSLQEVTPLMRSRAKAVNFGIVYGISDYGLARDLKITRKEAKTYIDNYLKNYNMVKEYMISIVEEGKRKGYVETILHRRRYLPELASRNFNIRSFGERMALNTPIQGSAADIIKLAMVNVYNELKKRKLKSKLILQVHDELIVETHKEEVEEVKALLKDLMENAIALNVPLKVDMEIGDSWYDTK, via the coding sequence TTGACAAAAGGTAGATTTATGATTATAGATGGGAATAGTTTGCTTCATAGGGCTTTTCATGCATTACCTCCTTTGATGACTAAGGATGGAGTATATACTAATGGAGTATATGGTTTTCTGACTATGTTTTATAAGGTTACAGATGAATACAAGCCAGACTATATTAGTGTTGTTTTTGATAAAAAAACACTTACATTTAGACATAAGGAATATGAAGACTATAAAGCTGGAAGAGCGAAAACGCCTAATGAACTATCCATGCAGTTTCCTATACTTAAAGAAATAATAGATAATATGAATATACATAGAGTTGAAGCTGAGGGCTTTGAAGCAGATGACTTGGCAGGGACACTTGCTAGAATAGGAGAGGAAAACGAATTAGAGGTAGTTTTAGTAACCGGAGATAAGGACTATTTGCAACTAGCTGGTGATACAACTAAAGTACTGCTTACAAGAAAAGGCATATCTACTATGGAGATTTATGATAAAGAAGCAATTATTGAAAGATATGAATTAACACCACAGCAGTTCATTGATTTGAAAGGCTTAATGGGAGATCAATCAGATAATATACCAGGAGTTCCTGGAGTGGGAGAAAAAACTGGAATTAAGCTTTTAAAAGAATATAAGTCTATAGAGGGAATATACAATAATTTAGATGAAATTAAAGGAAAGCTTAAGGAAAGACTAGCTGAAAATAGAAATCAAGCATTAATGAGCAGGAGACTATCTGAAATAATTACTACAGTACCCCTAGAAGTAAATCTAGATAAGCTACTTTGGAGTGAGCCTAATAAAGAGGAGCTATACAATATTTATAAAAAGCTAGAGTTCAATAGCCTTTTAGGAAAGCTAGATTTAGAATCTACTACTCATAAAAAGGAAGCCACTACAGAAAAGCTAACTGTCGAAAATATAATACTTAAGGAAAAAGCTCAACTTGAAAATATTATAAAGATAATTCAGGATTCTAAGACTATGATTTTAAAGTTTTTAGTTGATGGAGATTATCCGTTAAAAGATGCTATATTGGGTGTAGGAGTTAAACCATCAATAGGAACAAACTATTATATCGATTTTATTGATGGAAATATAACCATTGAAGATTTTATCGATTTATTTAAGAAAATTCTAGAAAATGAAGAAATAAATAAGCTAGGGCATGATATTAAGCAGGAGATTTTAATATTATTAAGATATGGTGTTGATTTAAGAGGCATAGTATTTGACAGTATGATTGGGCAGTATTTACTTAATCCATCACAAAACGATTATAGATTAGAAAACCTGTCAAAGCATTATTTAAATATTGATATAGATAGTAAAGAGGCATTATTAGGTACTGGAAAAAACAAAAAAACCTTTGGTCAATTGCTGGTAACTGAAAGAATATCATATATATCTAATCAGCTAGAAATCATATGTAAAATAAAAGAGCCTATAGAGAATGCTATAAGTGAACAAAATATGGAAAGATTATTTTATGATGTGGAAATAGCATTAATTAGTGTGTTGGGTAACATGGAATTTTCTGGCTTTACTGTGGATGGAGAAAAATTAAAAGAGCTAGGAAAAGAGTTTGATATAAAAATCGAATCACTTACAAAGTCGATATATGAGTTTGCAGGAGGAGAATTTAATATTAATTCTCCTAAGCAGCTAGGAGAAATATTATTTGAAAAGCTAGAGCTGCCAGTAATCAAAAAGACAAAAACTGGATATTCCACTGATGCTGAAGTGCTTGAAAAGCTGGAGGAGATGCATCCTATTGCAGAGAAAATATTAGAATACAGACAAATAGTTAAGTTAAAGTCCACTTATGTAGATGGATTGATATCTGTTATTGACAAAAAAACTGGCAAGGTGCATTCTAGCTTTAATCAAACAATTACTACTACAGGGAGAATAAGCAGTACAGAGCCTAACTTACAAAATATACCTATAAGAACTGAAGAGGGCAGAAAAATAAGAAAGGTGTTCGTTCCAAGTAATGATGATTATGTTTTAGTGGATGCAGATTATTCTCAAATTGAGCTTAGAGTTCTTGCAAGCATTTCAGATGATCCTAAGCTAAAGGAAGCTTTTTTCACAGGTGAAGATGTCCATAGCAAAACAGCTTCTCAGGTATTTGGCGTTAGCCTTCAAGAGGTAACTCCACTTATGAGAAGTAGAGCAAAGGCAGTAAACTTTGGTATAGTTTATGGTATAAGTGACTATGGACTTGCTAGAGATTTGAAAATTACAAGAAAAGAGGCAAAAACATATATAGATAATTACCTAAAAAATTATAATATGGTAAAGGAATATATGATTAGTATTGTAGAAGAAGGAAAAAGAAAAGGATATGTAGAAACAATTTTACACAGAAGACGGTATTTACCTGAATTAGCTTCAAGAAACTTTAATATTAGATCCTTTGGAGAAAGGATGGCACTGAATACTCCTATACAAGGAAGTGCAGCCGACATAATTAAATTAGCTATGGTTAATGTTTACAATGAATTAAAAAAGCGAAAACTAAAATCAAAGCTTATTCTTCAGGTGCATGATGAGCTCATTGTAGAAACTCATAAAGAAGAAGTAGAAGAAGTGAAAGCTTTATTAAAAGATTTAATGGAAAATGCAATAGCCCTAAATGTTCCGTTGAAGGTGGATATGGAAATAGGTGATAGCTGGTATGACACAAAATAA
- a CDS encoding DUF4349 domain-containing protein, with translation MNCNDFIGNVSLYIDDELSKIENKEFELHILKCNNCRREYEEMINIIKNVREQEQVELPDNYKFELRRKLKEAAKEDKKPSWKVITSIAASLIVMIISFGMLRENLKLPNINNEISNDSMAPQATKSKLSEENIALSIEPSTENKVVDGEHIITENLDEESGDKEMAIFRNSSIVEEAEFDNSMNDYGAMASRSGIVNGRKSIKEAYLCIETEELDLASKDIADHVEENGGYVEAFKTETNKAHTSTNSKNYLIKIRIPADKFEETLDFLRTLGNILDEESMLSDVTDQYYRIETKLRNLNEQEVLLREILDRAESITDILLVEDEIEKLKQEISTELGAIEKIENAITLPTINAKLNGNK, from the coding sequence ATGAACTGTAATGATTTTATCGGAAATGTATCCTTATATATTGATGATGAATTGAGCAAAATTGAAAATAAAGAGTTTGAGCTTCATATTTTAAAATGTAATAATTGCAGAAGAGAGTATGAAGAAATGATAAATATTATTAAGAATGTAAGAGAGCAGGAACAGGTTGAGTTACCTGATAACTATAAATTTGAACTTAGAAGAAAGCTTAAGGAAGCAGCAAAAGAGGACAAGAAACCAAGCTGGAAAGTTATAACATCAATAGCTGCAAGCCTTATTGTCATGATTATTAGCTTTGGAATGCTAAGAGAAAATTTGAAATTGCCAAATATAAATAATGAAATTTCAAATGATAGCATGGCACCTCAAGCCACTAAAAGCAAATTGTCAGAAGAAAACATTGCACTTAGCATAGAACCAAGTACTGAGAATAAGGTTGTTGATGGAGAGCATATAATCACCGAAAATTTAGATGAAGAATCAGGTGATAAAGAAATGGCCATCTTTAGAAATAGTTCAATAGTTGAAGAGGCTGAGTTTGATAATTCAATGAACGATTATGGTGCCATGGCCTCTAGAAGTGGAATAGTTAATGGGAGAAAATCAATAAAAGAAGCATATTTATGTATCGAAACAGAAGAGCTAGATTTGGCTTCTAAGGATATTGCTGATCATGTAGAGGAAAACGGAGGCTATGTTGAGGCTTTTAAAACAGAAACTAATAAAGCTCATACAAGTACAAATAGCAAAAATTATTTGATTAAAATTAGAATACCAGCAGATAAATTTGAGGAGACCTTAGACTTTCTAAGGACCTTAGGCAATATTTTAGATGAAGAGTCAATGTTAAGTGATGTTACAGACCAGTATTATAGGATTGAGACTAAATTAAGAAATCTTAATGAACAAGAGGTTTTATTGAGAGAAATACTAGATAGAGCAGAGAGCATTACAGATATTTTACTTGTTGAAGATGAGATTGAAAAATTGAAGCAAGAAATAAGCACGGAATTAGGAGCTATAGAGAAAATTGAAAACGCAATAACCTTGCCCACCATTAATGCTAAGCTTAATGGTAATAAATAA
- a CDS encoding RNA polymerase sigma factor yields MVDREQKLIKKCMKGNLEAFDELIGKYEKTAYNIALKMLKNPEDAMDVSQEAFIKVFRSIKTFNFGSSFSTWLYRIVTNTCLDFLRKKTTNVYSIDNPIQTDDGEIERDIPDDSHTPEELLERKLTKELVNNSIDKLDDNHRTVIILRDIQGFSYEEISTILDCSIGTVKSRISRARNNLKEIIIRDTEQMKETVV; encoded by the coding sequence ATGGTTGATAGAGAGCAGAAACTGATAAAAAAGTGCATGAAAGGAAACCTAGAAGCATTTGATGAACTTATAGGAAAATATGAAAAGACAGCCTATAATATAGCTTTAAAGATGCTAAAAAATCCAGAAGATGCAATGGATGTATCGCAAGAGGCATTTATAAAAGTCTTTAGATCGATTAAAACCTTTAATTTTGGTTCTTCTTTTTCTACTTGGTTATATCGAATAGTGACTAATACCTGTTTAGACTTTTTAAGAAAAAAAACTACCAATGTGTACTCTATAGATAATCCAATACAAACTGATGATGGAGAGATAGAGAGGGATATTCCAGATGATTCTCATACTCCAGAAGAGTTACTAGAAAGAAAGCTGACAAAGGAGTTAGTAAATAACTCTATAGATAAATTAGACGATAACCATAGAACGGTGATTATTTTGAGGGACATTCAAGGATTTAGCTACGAAGAAATATCAACAATATTAGATTGTTCCATTGGCACAGTAAAATCTAGGATAAGTAGAGCAAGAAATAACTTAAAGGAAATAATAATTAGAGATACGGAACAAATGAAAGAAACTGTCGTCTAA
- a CDS encoding L,D-transpeptidase: MKKILLILLLCTLIITKNCKAHAEPQVPQYRIEIDIPSRALFLIENDTVLKKYPVAVGKPDSQTPIGNYKIVNKIINPYYSKQNIVGGSSANPLGSRWIGFKPFYGIHGNNNPKSIGTFISAGCVRMYDKDIKELYGKVKLGDPVAIKYELIKIEKDIDGLNPVIIVYPDYYSKMPNLQEKVDEKLIELNLIEKIEINKMKELKKLIRKEIVVFSEQWAYFINDNYVTNDILLIEDNMYVNVDKVCKFLNIDITNDENEDYIRVFNSYIPIVKENNNRYIPINSLEANLGGDHKKNQSQQTIKYNLNYLLFNNKFVKGEILDIEGETLISLDALTHLLSIEGEVLNNKPNILTDGLETVSTILNDKHYISLMDLSVEIGFKFSIYTKDKYIEIFY; encoded by the coding sequence ATGAAAAAAATATTGCTTATTTTGCTATTATGTACATTAATCATTACTAAAAACTGCAAGGCACATGCAGAGCCACAAGTGCCTCAATATAGAATAGAAATAGATATACCATCTAGAGCCTTGTTCCTTATTGAAAATGATACTGTCTTGAAAAAATACCCTGTAGCCGTAGGAAAACCAGATAGTCAAACACCTATAGGAAATTATAAAATAGTGAATAAAATTATAAATCCATATTATTCTAAACAAAACATAGTAGGTGGAAGCTCTGCCAATCCATTAGGAAGCCGATGGATTGGTTTTAAACCCTTTTATGGAATTCATGGCAATAACAATCCTAAATCTATTGGTACCTTCATATCTGCTGGATGTGTTAGGATGTATGATAAAGACATAAAGGAACTATATGGTAAGGTCAAGCTAGGAGATCCAGTTGCAATAAAATATGAGTTGATTAAAATAGAAAAGGATATTGATGGATTAAATCCAGTAATAATTGTATACCCTGATTATTATTCTAAAATGCCAAATCTGCAGGAAAAGGTAGATGAAAAATTAATAGAGCTAAATTTAATTGAAAAAATAGAAATTAATAAAATGAAAGAATTAAAAAAGTTAATTAGAAAAGAAATAGTAGTATTTTCAGAACAGTGGGCCTACTTTATTAATGACAACTATGTTACCAATGATATTCTACTTATAGAAGATAATATGTATGTAAATGTAGACAAGGTATGTAAATTCTTGAATATAGACATAACTAATGATGAAAATGAAGATTATATAAGAGTATTTAATAGCTATATACCTATAGTAAAGGAAAATAACAATAGATATATACCTATAAACAGCTTAGAAGCTAACCTTGGAGGGGATCATAAAAAGAATCAAAGTCAACAAACAATAAAATATAATCTAAATTATCTACTTTTCAATAATAAGTTTGTTAAAGGAGAAATTTTAGATATAGAAGGAGAAACTCTTATTTCTCTAGATGCTTTGACACACCTGCTTAGTATAGAAGGCGAAGTACTAAATAACAAACCAAATATTTTAACTGATGGCTTAGAGACAGTAAGTACAATATTAAATGATAAGCACTATATTTCATTGATGGACCTTTCGGTGGAAATAGGCTTTAAATTTAGTATTTATACTAAAGACAAATATATTGAAATATTCTATTAG
- a CDS encoding metal-dependent hydrolase, with translation MDPVTHGIIGLGIAALSGQPLSIENPLVVGVTLGAIAPDLDVVVKYWGNYQYLKHHRGVSHSIVGLVGISLIITFGLSLFYKEASFLNLLLWVFLGSASHTFFDILNSYGVRPLLPFNNRKLVAGILMLYDPFITVLSLGLIFVNVDRATKILATIILVSLYISFRILIKNRVKKILDNRYKISERKDKLYVLPALMNFFKWDFIIQTKKYNIVGQINFITNKVKIRKKLIKPNNKLIKKAYRTELGRYFREFSPVTHVEIVEQDTNIELKITDLRFYLRNNFMHHVTIVFDENNQVIEEAFHPYKYDNRIVVQSA, from the coding sequence ATGGATCCAGTAACTCATGGAATAATAGGCCTAGGAATAGCTGCACTAAGTGGTCAGCCTTTAAGTATTGAAAATCCTCTTGTAGTTGGGGTTACCTTAGGTGCTATTGCCCCTGATTTAGATGTAGTAGTCAAGTATTGGGGCAATTATCAGTATTTAAAGCATCATAGAGGGGTAAGTCATTCCATTGTAGGTTTAGTCGGTATTTCTTTAATCATTACTTTTGGTTTATCTTTGTTTTATAAAGAGGCCAGCTTTTTAAATCTTTTGTTATGGGTATTTTTAGGTAGTGCAAGCCATACTTTTTTCGATATATTAAATTCTTATGGTGTAAGACCTCTGTTACCATTTAACAATAGAAAATTAGTAGCAGGCATACTAATGCTGTATGATCCTTTTATTACTGTATTAAGCTTGGGTTTGATATTTGTTAATGTGGATAGAGCAACAAAAATATTAGCAACGATTATCCTAGTTTCTTTATATATTTCTTTTAGAATACTAATAAAAAATAGAGTAAAGAAAATATTAGATAATCGATATAAAATATCAGAAAGAAAGGATAAGCTGTATGTATTACCAGCTCTAATGAATTTCTTTAAATGGGATTTTATAATACAAACTAAGAAATATAATATTGTAGGGCAGATTAATTTTATAACAAATAAGGTTAAGATTCGCAAGAAGCTTATTAAGCCCAATAATAAATTGATTAAGAAGGCATATAGAACTGAATTAGGAAGGTATTTCCGAGAATTTTCACCTGTTACTCATGTGGAGATAGTTGAACAAGATACTAACATTGAACTGAAAATTACAGACTTAAGATTCTATTTAAGAAATAATTTTATGCATCATGTAACCATAGTGTTTGATGAGAACAATCAAGTAATTGAAGAAGCCTTCCATCCATATAAATATGATAATAGAATAGTTGTGCAGAGTGCGTAA